In a genomic window of Vicia villosa cultivar HV-30 ecotype Madison, WI unplaced genomic scaffold, Vvil1.0 ctg.000301F_1_1_2_unsc, whole genome shotgun sequence:
- the LOC131626525 gene encoding probable serine/threonine-protein kinase PBL28, whose product MQLLLRIRLLLLIMIQMLLYLNKTTCKLSCGVKDKIDSSNELPTLTLSVKESQDKKQGGGRRVAAVVGGAGAALVIIVIVVIIYICLRRYRRFKRQTSDSASSVPSQAVEMGRINSSQYVNAFSPHYMQNTRLLTISELEQATGNFSQSNIIGEGRFGFVYKGLLRDGSFVAIKRRMFALTRDFIPEVKQIAQIHHIHVVKLIGYYEDSYQQLLVYEYLPNGNVGNHLYDDEGLPIGKLDLQRRVSIALGASKGLDHLHGLVPPMIHTNFSTINVLLDENFTAKVSDYGFCKLQTKVDQAGSSSNVDYFHDPELRLSENYSEQSDVYSFGVFLLELISGFEVHNRNMSQPDENIIFQAKYSSVMDEFIDITLGEEERVAARRMMKLALLCVDAILRRPSMAHIVQELERIQRDIAPLYSEINEEIGVVTLGSELFQ is encoded by the exons ATGCAATTGCTTTTGAGGATAAGGCTGCTTCTACTCATAATGATTCAAATGTTACTATACCTCAACAAAACAACCTGCAAATTATCTT GTGGAGTAAAAGATAAGATAGACAGCAGCAATGAACTTCCAACGCTTACACTATCCGTAAAAGAATCTCAAGATAAAAAACAAGGAGGAGGAAGAAGAGTCGCCGCCGTAGTTGGTGGTGCTGGTGCTGCTTTAGTCATCATTGTCATTGTGGTGATTATCTACATCTGTTTGAGAAGATATAGAAGATTTAAAAGACAAACATCTGATTCTGCTTCTTCTGTGCCATCACAAGCCG TTGAGATGGGAAGAATCAACAGCTCGCAGTATGTTAATGCTTTCTCTCCACATTACATGCAGAACACGAGATTGTTAACGATTTCCGAGCTGGAACAAGCAACAGGAAATTTCAGCCAAAGTAACATTATAGGTGAAGGAAGATTTGGATTTGTATATAAAGGTTTGCTTCGAGATGGATCTTTTGTGGCTATAAAAAGACGCATGTTTGCTTTGACTCGAGATTTCATCCCAGAG GTCAAGCAAATAGCTCAAATCCACCACATTCATGTTGTCAAGCTTATAGGTTATTATGAAGATAGCTATCAACAATTACTTGTGTATGAGTATCTCCCTAATGGCAATGTAGGGAATCATCTATATG ACGATGAAGGTTTACCTATTGGAAAGTTAGACTTGCAGCGAAGAGTTTCCATTGCGTTAGGCGCATCCAAAG GACTCGATCATCTTCACGGTTTGGTCCCTCCTATGATTCACACAAACTTTAGTACAATAAATGTTCTGTTAGATGAAAACTTTACCGCCAAGGTATCTGATTATGGATTCTGcaaattgcaaacaaaagttGATCAGGCAGGTTCATCTTCAAATGTTGACTACTTTCATGATCCCGA GTTGAGGCTATCAGAAAACTATTCGGAGCAAAGTGATGTATACAGTTTCGGAGTGTTCTTACTAGAGTTGATTAGTGGCTTTGAAGTCCACAACAGAAACATGTCACAACCAGATGAAAATATAATATTTCAG GCGAAATATAGCAGTGTTATGGACGAGTTTATCGATATAACATTGGGAGAGGAAGAAAGAGTTGCTGCTAGACGAATGATGAAGTTGGCTTTACTATGTGTGGATGCGATTCTTAGAAGACCATCAATGGCACATATTGTGCAAGAATTGGAGCGGATACAAAGAGATATTGCTCCTTTGTATTCTGAAATCAATGAGGAGATTGGTGTGGTGACTCTTGGGAGTGAGCTCTTC